The following proteins are encoded in a genomic region of Tissierellales bacterium:
- a CDS encoding glycosyltransferase yields MKKREKILFINGSLRIGGVRRSLVNLLNNIDYTKYEVDLLLFYQGGELIEDVPKEVNFIRGNYWLKLIGMSMKEVIRSKNIGNIIVRGIIGLLSRIINNRYIFKFIFATHSLRKEYDVGIAYSHNNGIHGLYGGIYQYLIWNTNATQKVGWIHTDYRMLKNDFQWESELFELLDGIVNISKANEFAFLEKMPQYEDKCFVIYNSVIADKIKTLAKEKAANSLTKKDGYKGVSVARLDDNKAVYRVINAVAHLNDIGHKLNWIIVGDGPNMERLKKQVREKKLTERIIFVGNKKNPYPYIEQADFLCVSSIFEGMPMVVEEAFVLGKPVIVTEYAAARERINSGKNGIIVENSDDGLYRGLKEWIENPNILNEYISNAKNATNLTSSSINGFEDMIAKLKDK; encoded by the coding sequence ATGAAAAAAAGAGAAAAAATCCTTTTTATAAATGGATCTTTACGGATAGGAGGGGTAAGACGATCTCTTGTTAATTTATTAAATAATATAGATTATACAAAATATGAGGTGGATTTATTATTGTTTTATCAAGGAGGAGAATTGATAGAAGATGTACCTAAAGAAGTAAACTTTATAAGAGGCAACTACTGGTTAAAATTAATAGGAATGTCTATGAAAGAAGTGATAAGGAGTAAAAATATAGGAAATATTATTGTACGAGGAATTATCGGGCTCTTAAGTCGTATTATAAATAACCGTTATATATTTAAGTTCATCTTTGCCACACATAGTCTTAGGAAGGAATATGATGTGGGAATTGCCTATTCCCATAATAATGGAATACATGGATTGTACGGGGGGATTTATCAATATTTGATATGGAATACGAATGCAACACAAAAAGTAGGATGGATACATACTGATTATAGAATGTTAAAAAATGACTTTCAATGGGAATCCGAGTTGTTTGAATTACTGGATGGCATAGTAAATATTTCAAAAGCCAATGAATTTGCATTCTTGGAAAAGATGCCACAATACGAAGATAAATGTTTTGTCATATATAATTCAGTCATAGCTGATAAAATAAAAACTTTAGCGAAAGAAAAAGCTGCTAATTCACTCACAAAGAAAGATGGATATAAGGGCGTAAGTGTAGCTAGGCTTGATGATAATAAAGCTGTATATAGGGTAATTAATGCGGTCGCACATTTAAACGATATTGGGCATAAATTGAACTGGATTATTGTCGGAGATGGACCAAATATGGAAAGACTTAAAAAACAAGTACGAGAAAAAAAATTAACAGAAAGGATAATTTTTGTAGGGAATAAAAAAAATCCTTATCCTTACATAGAACAAGCAGATTTTTTGTGTGTATCTTCTATATTCGAAGGAATGCCGATGGTGGTGGAAGAAGCCTTTGTATTAGGGAAACCAGTTATAGTAACAGAATATGCTGCGGCACGAGAACGTATAAATAGTGGAAAAAATGGAATTATTGTTGAAAACTCTGATGATGGTCTTTATAGAGGACTAAAGGAATGGATTGAGAATCCAAATATATTAAATGAATATATAAGTAATGCTAAAAATGCAACAAATCTAACAAGTTCTAGTATTAATGGATTTGAGGATATGATTGCTAAACTTAAAGACAAATAA